A single window of Archangium gephyra DNA harbors:
- the gcvH gene encoding glycine cleavage system protein GcvH, whose protein sequence is MAGNIPQNLKYTKEHEWARSEGNRVVVGVTQHAVEALGDVVFVELPKVGATVTSGKQFGVIESTKAVSELYSPLSGKVVKVNDALSNDPQTINSDPYGAGWIIELEPSDTKELASLMDASAYGDLLKNS, encoded by the coding sequence ATGGCCGGCAACATTCCGCAGAACCTGAAGTACACGAAGGAGCACGAGTGGGCCCGCAGCGAGGGCAACCGTGTGGTGGTGGGTGTCACCCAGCACGCGGTGGAGGCGCTCGGTGACGTGGTGTTCGTGGAGCTGCCCAAGGTGGGCGCCACCGTCACCTCCGGCAAGCAGTTCGGCGTCATCGAGTCCACCAAGGCCGTGTCGGAGCTCTACTCCCCGCTCTCCGGCAAGGTGGTGAAGGTGAACGACGCCCTCTCCAACGACCCCCAGACCATCAACTCGGACCCCTACGGAGCGGGGTGGATCATCGAGCTCGAGCCCTCGGACACCAAGGAGCTGGCCAGCCTCATGGACGCCTCCGCGTACGGGGACCTGCTCAAGAATTCCTGA
- the gcvT gene encoding glycine cleavage system aminomethyltransferase GcvT, producing the protein MSRRTPLNEAHRRLGGRMVDFVGWDMPVQYTSVIAEHEAVRNAVGLFDVSHMGEIEFSGPGALETANKLITNDLSKCADGQAVYAGLLNEQGGFVDDVVAYRFSAERILIVVNASNKDKDFAWMKAHAQGVKPVDRSDDYAQIAVQGPKAVGLVQRMTPADLSKVSTYRFTEGPVAGVQCIISRTGYTGEDGFELYCAPGDAEKLWEALLEEGQQDGVKPCGLGARDSLRTEMKYALYGNDIDDHHTALEAGLGWICKLDKAGGFIGRDVLAKQKAEGVKRKLVGFELTGSGIPRHGYPILKDGQRVGEVTSGTMGPSVKKPIGIGYVPTELAAEGSTFDVEIRGRPVSAVVVKTPFLKKS; encoded by the coding sequence ATGTCCCGGCGTACGCCCCTCAACGAGGCCCATCGCAGGCTGGGCGGCAGGATGGTGGATTTCGTCGGTTGGGACATGCCGGTGCAATACACCTCCGTCATCGCCGAGCACGAGGCCGTTCGCAATGCCGTCGGTCTCTTCGACGTCTCGCACATGGGGGAGATCGAGTTCTCCGGCCCGGGTGCGCTCGAGACGGCCAACAAGCTCATCACCAACGATCTCTCCAAGTGCGCGGACGGCCAGGCCGTCTACGCCGGGCTGCTCAATGAGCAGGGTGGCTTCGTGGATGACGTGGTGGCCTACCGCTTCTCGGCCGAGCGGATCCTCATCGTCGTCAACGCGTCCAACAAGGACAAGGACTTCGCCTGGATGAAGGCGCACGCCCAGGGCGTGAAGCCGGTGGACCGCAGCGACGACTACGCGCAGATCGCCGTGCAGGGCCCCAAGGCCGTGGGCCTGGTGCAGCGGATGACCCCGGCGGACCTCTCCAAGGTGAGCACCTACCGCTTCACCGAGGGCCCGGTGGCCGGCGTGCAGTGCATCATCTCGCGCACGGGCTACACCGGCGAGGATGGCTTCGAGCTGTACTGCGCGCCCGGCGACGCGGAGAAGCTGTGGGAGGCGCTCCTCGAGGAGGGCCAGCAGGACGGCGTGAAGCCCTGCGGCCTCGGCGCCCGCGACAGCCTGCGCACGGAGATGAAGTACGCGCTCTACGGCAACGACATCGACGACCACCACACGGCCCTGGAGGCCGGGCTGGGGTGGATCTGCAAGCTGGACAAGGCGGGCGGCTTCATCGGCCGCGACGTGCTGGCGAAGCAGAAGGCCGAGGGCGTGAAGCGCAAGCTGGTGGGCTTCGAGCTGACCGGCTCCGGCATCCCCCGCCACGGCTACCCCATCCTCAAGGACGGGCAGCGGGTGGGCGAGGTGACCAGCGGCACCATGGGCCCCTCGGTGAAGAAGCCCATCGGCATCGGCTACGTGCCCACCGAGCTGGCGGCCGAGGGCTCGACCTTCGACGTGGAGATCCGTGGCCGTCCGGTGTCCGCCGTCGTGGTGAAGACCCCCTTCTTGAAGAAGTCCTGA
- a CDS encoding HYR domain-containing protein translates to MKLKRGTQGFARWRGQGRGRFFVALVTLATGSACNTTDSQQQPAARGSGNLAERCEVKPPFTANFEPELQWAWTGSPVLPTHKQVMMQPVVVDVNRDGTPDIVFSTFDGDFYNTSYQNGYDGNSNGVLRAVSGSTGAELWTVENPAHRVKPAASLAAGDIDGDGAVEICGIPESGRGIICFENDGTFKFRSSPDANDYNEWGGPSLADLDGDGAVEILDGNRVYTNTGALKWVGSDGMGGALFTGPVSFAVDLDQDGKQEVVNGRSVYRHDGSLKCANTEIPHGFAAVGNFDGDAAGEIVVVGKGLEATHGQVSLLDDNCALLWTREVHLTGTDLPLHDKAGHGGAPNLGDFDGDGQLEIGLAGDWNYTVYGADGTVKWTFPIQEYSSGKTTSTTFDFEDDGRLEVIYADELKLRIFDGVTGVLRWETAHSSGTTHEFPIVADVDGDGAAEIVTVENNHGAPGFNGVRVWHDKKEGWAGTRKIWNQHAYSITNVNNDGTIPSQPATNWLNPKLNNFRSNVANYFGEGPSPFVAPDLIASDVTTSCDGYGSLVLGARVRNQGEAAVAAGVKVAFYKGNPASGGTLLGVATVTDALPVGGSAIATVVVASTTFGTTEVWAVVDDDGTGKGTTSECREDNNGSSATGNLTCTTTPANKPPVALCRDVTVNADVYCTGSASVNNGSYDPDNGPSPLSITEVPYTSLPLGTHPVTLTASDGEASDQCVGHVTVVDNSKPTVSCPASQVLETCSPAGAPATFAASATDTCGPATLSCSYASGSTFPVGETAVTCSAKDDAGNTASCGFSVKVTGDTTPPVISCPTAPVVVNTCSTGGSTASFSVSATDNCGEVAVTCSHASGSEFPVGTTPVSCSATDAFGNTASCGFSVQVSGGSSSTPPTPGAELGAELWSPNHKYEYAPLLLSECAAPATDACGKPLPLEKYGRILRVSSDEVEDDNGNGDGRTCDDMVILSPTSVKLRSEREGTGDGRVYTLHYVVTNDAGVSTQSSCRVYVPHDQSGRGAVDSGVKFCVGEGCPAGTTEGSALCK, encoded by the coding sequence ATGAAGCTCAAGCGCGGCACGCAGGGTTTCGCGCGGTGGAGGGGGCAGGGTCGTGGGCGGTTCTTCGTGGCGTTGGTGACGCTGGCCACGGGGAGCGCGTGCAACACCACGGACTCGCAGCAGCAGCCCGCCGCTCGCGGCTCGGGGAACCTGGCGGAGCGGTGTGAGGTGAAGCCGCCGTTCACGGCCAACTTCGAGCCGGAGTTGCAGTGGGCCTGGACGGGCAGCCCGGTCCTCCCCACGCACAAGCAGGTGATGATGCAGCCGGTGGTGGTGGACGTGAACCGGGACGGCACTCCGGACATCGTCTTCAGCACCTTCGACGGCGACTTCTACAACACCTCCTACCAGAACGGTTACGACGGCAACTCCAACGGCGTGCTCCGCGCTGTCAGCGGCAGCACCGGGGCGGAGCTGTGGACGGTCGAGAACCCGGCCCATCGCGTGAAGCCGGCCGCGAGCCTCGCCGCCGGTGACATCGACGGCGACGGCGCCGTGGAGATCTGCGGCATCCCCGAGAGTGGCCGCGGCATCATCTGCTTCGAGAACGACGGCACCTTCAAGTTCCGCTCGTCCCCCGACGCCAATGACTACAACGAGTGGGGCGGCCCCTCGCTGGCGGACCTGGATGGCGATGGTGCCGTGGAGATCCTCGACGGCAACCGCGTCTACACCAACACGGGCGCCCTGAAGTGGGTGGGCTCGGACGGCATGGGTGGAGCGCTGTTCACCGGCCCGGTGTCCTTCGCGGTGGACCTCGACCAGGACGGCAAGCAGGAGGTGGTCAATGGCCGCTCCGTCTACCGGCACGACGGCTCGCTCAAGTGCGCCAACACGGAGATTCCGCACGGCTTCGCCGCCGTGGGCAACTTCGACGGGGACGCGGCCGGGGAGATTGTCGTGGTGGGCAAGGGCCTGGAGGCGACGCACGGCCAGGTGAGCCTGCTGGACGACAACTGCGCGCTGCTGTGGACGCGCGAGGTGCACCTGACGGGCACGGACCTGCCGCTGCATGACAAGGCGGGCCACGGCGGAGCGCCCAACCTCGGAGACTTCGATGGGGACGGGCAGCTGGAGATAGGCCTGGCGGGAGACTGGAACTACACGGTGTATGGGGCGGACGGGACGGTGAAGTGGACGTTCCCCATCCAGGAGTACAGCTCGGGAAAGACGACGTCGACGACGTTCGACTTCGAGGATGACGGGCGGCTGGAGGTCATCTACGCGGACGAGCTGAAGCTGCGCATCTTCGACGGGGTGACGGGAGTGCTGCGCTGGGAGACGGCGCACAGCTCCGGCACCACGCACGAGTTCCCCATTGTGGCGGACGTGGACGGGGACGGAGCGGCGGAGATCGTGACGGTGGAGAACAACCACGGAGCGCCGGGTTTCAATGGCGTGCGTGTGTGGCACGACAAGAAGGAAGGGTGGGCGGGGACGCGCAAGATCTGGAACCAGCACGCGTACAGCATCACGAACGTGAACAACGACGGAACGATTCCGTCGCAGCCCGCGACCAACTGGCTCAACCCCAAGCTCAACAACTTCCGCTCCAACGTGGCCAACTACTTCGGTGAGGGCCCCAGCCCCTTCGTGGCTCCGGATCTCATCGCCTCCGACGTGACGACGTCGTGCGACGGCTACGGCTCGCTGGTGCTGGGGGCGCGGGTGCGAAACCAGGGTGAGGCGGCCGTGGCGGCGGGCGTGAAGGTGGCCTTCTACAAGGGCAACCCCGCGTCCGGTGGCACGCTGCTGGGCGTGGCCACGGTGACGGATGCGCTGCCGGTGGGTGGCTCCGCCATCGCGACCGTCGTGGTGGCCTCCACCACCTTCGGCACCACCGAGGTGTGGGCCGTGGTGGACGATGACGGCACGGGCAAGGGCACCACTTCCGAGTGCCGCGAGGACAACAACGGCTCTTCCGCCACGGGCAACCTGACGTGCACGACGACTCCGGCCAACAAGCCGCCGGTGGCGCTGTGCCGCGATGTCACGGTCAATGCCGACGTATACTGCACGGGCAGCGCGAGCGTGAACAACGGCAGCTATGACCCGGACAACGGGCCGTCGCCGCTGTCCATCACCGAGGTGCCCTACACCTCGCTGCCCCTGGGCACGCACCCCGTCACGCTGACGGCCTCGGATGGTGAGGCGAGCGACCAGTGCGTGGGCCATGTCACCGTGGTGGACAACTCGAAGCCCACCGTCAGCTGCCCGGCCTCGCAGGTGCTCGAGACGTGCTCGCCCGCTGGTGCCCCGGCCACCTTCGCGGCCTCGGCCACGGATACCTGCGGTCCGGCCACCCTGTCGTGCTCGTATGCCTCGGGCTCCACCTTCCCGGTGGGCGAGACGGCCGTTACCTGCTCCGCCAAGGATGACGCTGGCAACACGGCCTCCTGCGGCTTCAGCGTGAAGGTGACCGGTGACACCACGCCGCCGGTGATCAGCTGCCCCACCGCCCCGGTGGTCGTGAACACGTGCAGCACGGGTGGCTCCACGGCCAGCTTCTCGGTCTCGGCCACGGACAACTGCGGCGAGGTGGCTGTCACCTGCTCGCACGCCTCCGGCTCCGAGTTCCCGGTGGGCACCACCCCGGTGAGCTGCTCGGCCACGGATGCGTTCGGCAACACGGCCTCGTGCGGCTTCTCCGTCCAGGTGAGCGGCGGCAGTTCCTCCACTCCGCCGACTCCGGGCGCGGAGCTGGGTGCGGAGCTCTGGTCTCCCAACCACAAGTACGAGTACGCGCCCCTGCTCCTCTCCGAGTGCGCGGCGCCCGCGACGGATGCCTGCGGCAAGCCCCTCCCCCTGGAGAAGTACGGCCGCATCCTCCGCGTCAGCTCGGACGAGGTGGAGGACGACAACGGCAACGGTGACGGCCGGACCTGCGATGACATGGTCATCCTGAGCCCCACGTCCGTGAAGCTCCGCTCCGAGCGCGAGGGCACGGGTGATGGCCGCGTCTACACCCTGCATTACGTCGTCACGAACGACGCCGGCGTCTCCACCCAGAGCAGCTGCCGCGTCTACGTGCCGCACGACCAGTCCGGCCGCGGCGCGGTGGACAGCGGTGTGAAGTTCTGCGTCGGCGAGGGCTGCCCGGCCGGGACCACCGAGGGCAGCGCGCTCTGCAAGTAG
- a CDS encoding alpha/beta fold hydrolase produces the protein MQHHYADINGVTLHYVTHGAGEPILFIHGFPEYWGAWKKQLNELGKDHFVVALDLRGYNLSSKPKEVEAYHIKHLVEDIRGLIQHLGLKKMTIVCQDWGALLGWSFLLRHPELVHRFVTLNITHPALFDRELRENPRQQLAAQYMLVFRSPQAEPQIMGDDFAWPKQAVFNDARAHGAILSEEDTSEWIAAWRQPGTITCMLNYYRAAKMGPPDGEGHPGGSNLLEGLKPEQYVVQTPVLLIHGEQDTYLLPDGQRGLKELVPNLTIHRIPDGTHWIALEKPREVSQLVRDFVRS, from the coding sequence TTGCAGCACCACTACGCGGACATCAATGGAGTCACCCTGCACTACGTGACGCACGGTGCGGGAGAGCCAATCCTCTTCATCCATGGGTTCCCTGAGTACTGGGGCGCCTGGAAGAAGCAGCTCAACGAGCTGGGCAAGGACCACTTCGTGGTCGCCCTGGATCTGCGTGGCTACAACCTCAGCTCCAAGCCCAAGGAGGTCGAGGCCTACCACATCAAGCACCTGGTCGAGGACATCCGCGGCCTCATCCAGCACCTCGGGCTGAAGAAGATGACCATCGTCTGTCAGGACTGGGGCGCGCTGCTGGGCTGGAGCTTCCTGCTGCGTCACCCGGAGCTGGTGCACCGGTTCGTCACGCTCAACATCACGCACCCCGCCCTGTTCGACCGCGAGCTGCGCGAGAACCCCCGCCAGCAGCTGGCGGCCCAGTACATGCTCGTCTTCCGCTCGCCGCAGGCCGAGCCGCAGATCATGGGCGACGACTTCGCCTGGCCCAAGCAGGCCGTCTTCAATGACGCCCGGGCCCACGGCGCCATCCTGTCCGAGGAGGACACCTCCGAGTGGATCGCCGCCTGGAGGCAGCCGGGCACCATCACCTGCATGCTCAACTACTACCGGGCGGCGAAGATGGGTCCGCCGGACGGCGAGGGCCACCCGGGCGGCAGCAACCTCCTGGAGGGGCTCAAGCCGGAGCAGTACGTGGTGCAGACGCCCGTGCTCCTCATCCACGGCGAGCAGGACACCTACCTGCTGCCGGACGGCCAGCGTGGCCTGAAGGAGCTCGTGCCCAACCTGACCATCCACCGCATCCCGGATGGGACGCACTGGATCGCCCTGGAGAAGCCGCGCGAGGTCAGCCAGCTGGTGCGAGACTTCGTGCGCTCGTGA
- the metF gene encoding methylenetetrahydrofolate reductase [NAD(P)H], which produces MKIRNRLNPSNPCFSFEFFPPKTDEGTANLLKTLEDLAPLEPGFVSVTYGAGGSTRDRTLELVTRIKRETGIEAMAHITCVGHTPGELRDVLQRLEEAKLENVLVLRGDPPRGQTAFEPVPGGFRHASELVRFIREEDFNFCLGGACYPEGHVETASRDDDLRHLKEKVDAGLDFVITQLFFDNAFYFDFVERARRMGINVPIVPGIMPITNYEQVHRFTRMCGATVPMRLGLQLERVKDQPEALVQLGVAHATVQCMELLSRGVPGIHFYTLNKSPATRMIVSALRART; this is translated from the coding sequence ATGAAGATTCGTAATCGTTTGAATCCGTCCAACCCCTGTTTCTCCTTCGAGTTCTTCCCGCCCAAGACGGACGAGGGCACGGCCAACCTGCTGAAGACGCTGGAGGACCTGGCGCCCCTGGAGCCGGGCTTCGTGTCCGTCACCTACGGCGCGGGCGGGAGCACCCGGGACAGGACACTGGAGCTCGTCACCCGCATCAAGCGCGAGACGGGCATCGAGGCCATGGCCCACATCACCTGCGTGGGCCACACGCCCGGCGAGCTGCGCGACGTGCTGCAGCGGCTCGAGGAGGCGAAGCTGGAGAACGTGCTGGTGCTCCGGGGAGATCCGCCCCGGGGGCAGACGGCCTTCGAGCCCGTGCCCGGGGGTTTCCGTCATGCCTCCGAGTTGGTGCGCTTCATCCGGGAGGAGGATTTCAACTTCTGCCTGGGCGGGGCGTGCTATCCGGAGGGCCACGTGGAGACGGCCTCGCGCGACGACGACCTGCGTCATCTCAAGGAAAAGGTGGACGCGGGCCTGGACTTCGTCATCACCCAGCTCTTCTTCGACAACGCCTTCTACTTCGACTTCGTGGAGCGGGCGCGCCGCATGGGCATCAACGTCCCCATCGTCCCGGGCATCATGCCCATCACCAACTACGAGCAGGTGCATCGCTTCACCCGCATGTGCGGGGCCACGGTGCCCATGCGCCTGGGGCTCCAGCTCGAGCGCGTGAAGGATCAGCCCGAGGCGCTGGTGCAGCTGGGGGTGGCGCACGCCACGGTGCAGTGCATGGAGCTGCTGTCGCGCGGCGTGCCGGGCATCCACTTCTACACGCTCAACAAGTCACCGGCGACGCGGATGATCGTGAGCGCCCTGAGGGCCCGCACATGA
- the gcvP gene encoding aminomethyl-transferring glycine dehydrogenase translates to MSLNWKYQESFSDRHIGPDEKELHGMLKTLGVGSLDELIDQTVPAAIRSKEPLKMAVAHSEHDALAVLEAIAAKNQLLRSFIGMGYYDTQTPHVILRNILQNPGWYTQYTPYQAEIAQGRLEALLNFQTMVMDLTGLEVANASLLDEGTAAAEAMALAMHIKGDESGGVFFVSEACHPQTIDVVRTRAQPLGVEVVVGDHRTVDLGAKKYFGALVQYPATDGVVHDYRAFGEKVHAANGLFIVATDLLALTMLTPPGEFGADVAVGSAQRFGVPMGYGGPHAAFFATKNAYTRVMPGRIIGVSEDAQGRRALRMALQTREQHIRREKATSNICTAQVLLAIMASMYAVYHGPRGLKAIAERVHGLTVLLARGLRKLGYGANYENVFDTLRVETAPPHIRGILSAAEAKGMNFRRIDERAIGLSLDEATRPSDVEAILSVFAGGKPLGFTLEELGKDVQSTLPEGLRRTSPYLTHQVFNSYHSETEMLRYIRRLESRDLSLTHSMIPLGSCTMKLNATAEMIPVTWPQFGKMHPFAPSSQAAGYKVLFDQLEQMLASITGFAGVSLQPNAGSQGEYAGLLVIRAYHQNRGQGHRNVCLIPSSAHGTNPATAVMAGYQVVVVKCDESGNIDLGDLRAKADEHKEKLAALMVTYPSTHGVFEEEIKDICAIVHERGGQVYMDGANLNAQVGLTSPSNIGADVCHINLHKTFCIPHGGGGPGMGPICVASHLVKFLPRHSVISTGGSDGIGAVSAAPWGSASILVISWMYIAMMGAEGLTKATKLAILNANYMAERLQEHYPVLYRGKRGRVAHECIVDLRHLKKTAGVEVEDVAKRLMDYGFHAPTVSFPVAGTLMIEPTESESKAELDRLCDALIAIRGEIREIEEGKAPKENNVLKNAPHTARVMTAPEWNRPYSREQAAFPAPWVAEHKFWPSVGRLNNVLGDRKLVCSCPPIEDYMSPEPSKAA, encoded by the coding sequence ATGTCCTTGAACTGGAAATACCAGGAATCGTTCTCTGACCGGCACATCGGCCCGGATGAGAAGGAACTGCACGGGATGCTGAAGACCCTGGGCGTGGGCTCGCTGGACGAGCTCATCGATCAGACGGTCCCCGCTGCCATCCGCTCGAAGGAGCCGCTGAAGATGGCGGTGGCCCACTCGGAGCACGACGCGCTCGCGGTGCTGGAGGCCATCGCGGCGAAGAACCAGCTGCTGCGCTCCTTCATCGGGATGGGCTACTACGACACCCAGACCCCGCACGTCATCCTCCGCAACATCCTGCAGAACCCGGGCTGGTACACCCAGTACACGCCCTACCAGGCGGAGATCGCCCAGGGCCGCCTGGAGGCGCTGCTCAACTTCCAGACGATGGTGATGGACCTCACCGGCCTGGAGGTGGCCAACGCCTCGCTGCTCGACGAGGGCACCGCGGCCGCCGAGGCCATGGCCCTGGCGATGCACATCAAGGGTGACGAGAGCGGCGGCGTCTTCTTCGTCTCCGAGGCCTGCCACCCGCAGACGATCGACGTGGTGCGCACCCGCGCCCAGCCGCTGGGCGTCGAGGTGGTGGTGGGTGACCACCGCACGGTGGACCTGGGCGCCAAGAAGTACTTCGGCGCGCTGGTGCAGTACCCGGCCACGGACGGCGTGGTGCACGACTACCGTGCCTTCGGTGAGAAGGTGCACGCGGCCAACGGCCTCTTCATCGTGGCCACGGATCTGCTGGCGCTGACGATGCTGACGCCGCCGGGCGAGTTCGGCGCGGACGTGGCGGTGGGCAGCGCCCAGCGCTTCGGCGTGCCCATGGGGTACGGCGGTCCGCACGCGGCCTTCTTCGCCACGAAGAACGCCTACACGCGCGTCATGCCGGGCCGCATCATCGGCGTGTCCGAGGACGCCCAGGGCCGCCGCGCCCTGCGCATGGCGCTGCAGACGCGCGAGCAGCACATCCGCCGCGAGAAGGCCACGAGCAACATCTGCACCGCGCAGGTGCTGCTGGCCATCATGGCCAGCATGTACGCGGTGTACCACGGGCCCCGCGGCCTGAAGGCCATCGCCGAGCGCGTGCACGGCCTGACGGTGCTGCTGGCGCGCGGCCTGCGCAAGCTGGGCTACGGCGCCAACTACGAGAACGTCTTCGACACCCTCCGGGTGGAGACGGCGCCCCCGCACATCCGCGGCATCCTCTCGGCCGCCGAGGCCAAGGGGATGAACTTCCGCCGCATCGACGAGCGGGCCATCGGGCTGAGCCTCGACGAGGCCACCCGTCCGTCCGACGTGGAGGCCATCCTCTCCGTGTTCGCCGGCGGCAAGCCGCTGGGCTTCACGCTCGAGGAGCTGGGCAAGGACGTGCAGAGCACCCTCCCCGAGGGCCTGCGCCGCACCAGCCCGTACCTCACGCACCAGGTCTTCAACAGCTACCACTCCGAGACGGAGATGCTGCGGTACATCCGCCGCCTCGAGTCGCGTGACCTGTCGCTCACGCACTCGATGATTCCGCTCGGCTCGTGCACGATGAAGCTCAACGCCACCGCGGAGATGATTCCGGTGACGTGGCCGCAGTTCGGCAAGATGCACCCCTTCGCGCCGAGCTCGCAGGCGGCGGGCTACAAGGTGCTGTTCGATCAGCTGGAGCAGATGCTGGCGAGCATCACCGGCTTCGCGGGCGTGTCGCTGCAGCCCAACGCGGGCAGCCAGGGCGAGTACGCGGGCCTGCTGGTCATCCGCGCGTACCACCAGAACCGGGGCCAGGGGCACCGCAACGTGTGCCTGATTCCGTCCTCCGCGCACGGCACCAACCCGGCCACCGCGGTGATGGCGGGCTACCAGGTGGTCGTCGTCAAGTGCGACGAGAGCGGCAACATCGACCTGGGCGACCTGCGCGCCAAGGCGGATGAGCACAAGGAGAAGCTGGCCGCCCTGATGGTCACCTACCCGTCCACGCACGGCGTGTTCGAGGAGGAGATCAAGGACATCTGCGCCATCGTGCACGAGCGCGGCGGGCAGGTGTACATGGACGGCGCCAACCTGAACGCCCAGGTGGGGCTGACGTCGCCGTCGAACATCGGCGCGGACGTGTGCCACATCAACCTGCACAAGACGTTCTGCATCCCGCACGGCGGTGGCGGCCCGGGCATGGGTCCCATCTGCGTGGCGAGCCACCTGGTGAAGTTCCTGCCGCGGCACTCGGTCATCTCCACCGGTGGCAGCGACGGCATCGGGGCGGTGTCCGCGGCGCCGTGGGGCAGCGCGAGCATCCTCGTCATCTCGTGGATGTACATCGCGATGATGGGCGCCGAGGGCCTGACGAAGGCGACGAAGCTGGCCATCCTCAACGCCAACTACATGGCGGAGCGGCTGCAGGAGCACTACCCGGTGCTGTACCGCGGCAAGCGGGGCCGGGTGGCGCACGAGTGCATCGTGGACCTGCGGCACCTGAAGAAGACGGCGGGTGTCGAGGTGGAGGACGTGGCCAAGCGGTTGATGGACTACGGCTTCCACGCGCCGACGGTGTCCTTCCCGGTGGCCGGCACGCTGATGATCGAGCCGACGGAGAGCGAGTCCAAGGCGGAGCTGGATCGCCTGTGCGACGCGCTGATCGCCATCCGTGGGGAGATCCGCGAGATCGAGGAGGGCAAGGCGCCCAAGGAGAACAACGTCCTGAAGAACGCGCCGCACACGGCGCGGGTGATGACGGCGCCGGAGTGGAACCGGCCCTACTCGCGTGAGCAGGCGGCCTTCCCGGCGCCGTGGGTGGCCGAGCACAAGTTCTGGCCGTCGGTGGGACGGCTGAACAACGTGCTGGGCGATCGCAAGCTGGTGTGCTCGTGCCCGCCGATCGAGGACTACATGTCCCCGGAGCCGTCCAAGGCGGCGTAG